One Saccharopolyspora erythraea NRRL 2338 genomic region harbors:
- a CDS encoding family 2B encapsulin nanocompartment shell protein: MTESFGSNGNDNAEAQLSLGTAAARNLSTTTKTPPQMQSITSRWLLKLLPWVEAKGGAYRVNRRLTYALGDGRVTSTNTGAEVQVVPAELCELPLLRGFDDTGVLEALAGRFSQREYEPGDAIVESGQAADQLVVIAHGKVNQLGAGEYGGQTVLGVLADGEFFGDRVLLGEQETWDFTAKAVTPCTVLTLSRQAFQEVSDRSEALRDQVERTRGQLQRAQNPYGEATVELASGHDGEVDLPGTFVDYELKPREYELSVAQTILRVHSRVADLYNEPMDQVEQQLRLTIEELREEQENQLVNNRDFGLLHNADLRQRIHTRGGAPTPDDMDELLSTVWKEPSFFLAHPRAIAAFGRECSRRGLYPQSADFGGHHVPAWRGVPIFPCNKIPVSKTRTTSIMLMRAGEQNQGVVGLHQTGIPDEYQPGLSVRFMGINEKAIISYLVSTYFSAAVLVPDALGVLEHVELGRES, encoded by the coding sequence ATGACCGAATCGTTTGGTTCCAACGGTAATGACAACGCGGAGGCCCAGCTGAGCTTGGGTACCGCCGCCGCGCGGAACCTGTCGACGACGACGAAAACCCCGCCGCAGATGCAGAGCATCACGTCGCGGTGGTTGTTGAAGCTGTTGCCGTGGGTGGAGGCCAAGGGCGGCGCGTACCGGGTGAACCGCCGACTGACCTACGCCCTCGGGGACGGGCGGGTCACGTCCACGAACACCGGTGCCGAGGTTCAGGTCGTTCCGGCAGAGCTGTGCGAGTTGCCGCTGTTGCGCGGATTCGACGACACCGGCGTCCTCGAGGCACTCGCGGGTCGGTTCTCCCAGCGCGAGTACGAGCCAGGAGACGCGATCGTCGAGTCGGGTCAGGCGGCCGACCAGCTCGTGGTCATCGCGCACGGCAAGGTGAACCAGCTGGGCGCCGGTGAGTACGGCGGCCAGACCGTCCTCGGCGTGCTGGCCGACGGTGAGTTCTTCGGCGACCGGGTTCTGCTGGGGGAACAGGAGACGTGGGATTTCACGGCGAAGGCGGTCACACCCTGCACGGTGTTGACGCTGTCGCGGCAGGCTTTCCAAGAGGTGTCCGACCGCTCCGAGGCACTGCGGGATCAGGTCGAGCGCACCAGGGGCCAGCTGCAGCGGGCGCAGAATCCCTACGGCGAGGCCACCGTCGAGCTCGCCTCGGGACATGACGGCGAGGTCGACCTCCCCGGCACGTTCGTGGACTACGAGCTCAAGCCGCGCGAGTACGAGCTCAGCGTCGCCCAGACCATCCTGCGGGTCCACAGCCGCGTAGCCGATCTTTACAACGAGCCGATGGACCAGGTCGAGCAGCAGCTGCGGCTGACGATCGAGGAACTTCGGGAGGAACAGGAGAACCAGCTCGTCAACAACCGCGATTTCGGCTTGTTGCACAACGCTGATCTGCGTCAGCGAATCCACACCCGCGGCGGGGCGCCGACTCCCGACGACATGGACGAGCTGCTGTCCACGGTGTGGAAGGAGCCGAGCTTCTTCCTCGCGCACCCCCGCGCCATCGCCGCGTTCGGCCGGGAGTGCAGCCGCCGGGGCCTGTACCCGCAGAGCGCGGACTTCGGCGGTCATCACGTGCCGGCCTGGCGGGGTGTGCCGATCTTCCCGTGCAACAAGATCCCGGTCAGCAAGACCCGCACCACCTCGATCATGCTGATGCGGGCCGGAGAGCAGAACCAGGGCGTGGTCGGGTTGCACCAGACCGGCATTCCGGACGAGTACCAGCCGGGCCTGTCGGTGCGGTTCATGGGGATCAACGAGAAGGCGATCATCTCGTACCTGGTGAGCACGTACTTCTCCGCAGCGGTGCTCGTCCCGGATGCGCTGGGCGTGCTGGAGCACGTGGAACTCGGCCGGGAAAGCTGA
- a CDS encoding family 2 encapsulin nanocompartment cargo protein terpene cyclase — MQPFRLPEFYVPWPARLNPHLETAREHSKAWAREMGMLPGGPLGDDQAVWDEATFDAHDYALLCAYTHPDATAHELGLVTDWYVWVFYFDDHFLEYYKRTRDLTGAREYLAGLAAFMPAELTAEQPTAKNPVEWGLVDLWARSVPIMSADWLRRFSESTRNLLEDCVWELTNITHGQVPNPIDYVEMRRRVGGAPWSADLVELAARVEVPAQIARTRPMSVLKDTFADAVHLRNDIFSYQRETEEEGELNNGVLVFERFLDCGPQEAADTTNELLTSRLQQFENTALTEVPPLCEEYGLDPAERAAVLTYVKGLQDWQSGGHEWHLRSSRYMNDGALAGARSPFGGPTGLGTSAAHNALARVRPGIRRHREQHSHAPFAPVGHLPLPEIYMPFPVRMSPHLDAARQHAVDWAREMGMFDSVPGSEVGGVWNERRFVGFDFPHCAAMIHADAGPEQLDLSSDWLAWGTYGDDFFPVVFGATRNLAAAKVCNDRLSAFMPIDGGGVPEPANVLERGLADLWRRTAGPMPADSRRQFRKAVEDMTSSWLWELANQTQNRIPDPVDYIEMRRRTFGSDMTMSLSRLANAAVVPAEIYRTRVMRELEWSAQDYACFTNDLFSYQKEIEFEGEVHNMVLVVENFLGVDRLTARDVVADLMKARMRQFERILAEELPTLIDEFELDEAARTALTRQCDELKDWTSGILEWHRRCVRYTDAELRRTRSEHHHGTGPEPHLPLRRRLSGPTGIGTSAARLARRGSSATGLNR, encoded by the coding sequence ATGCAGCCATTTCGACTGCCCGAGTTCTACGTGCCGTGGCCGGCGCGCCTGAACCCGCACCTGGAGACAGCACGCGAGCACAGCAAGGCGTGGGCGCGTGAGATGGGTATGCTGCCGGGCGGCCCCCTGGGCGACGACCAGGCCGTGTGGGACGAGGCGACCTTCGACGCGCACGACTACGCGCTGTTGTGCGCCTACACCCACCCCGACGCGACCGCGCATGAGCTCGGGCTCGTGACCGACTGGTACGTGTGGGTCTTCTACTTCGACGATCACTTCCTGGAGTACTACAAGCGCACCCGGGATCTGACCGGGGCTCGGGAGTACCTGGCCGGTCTCGCCGCTTTCATGCCGGCAGAGCTCACAGCCGAACAGCCCACCGCCAAGAACCCGGTGGAGTGGGGTCTGGTGGATCTGTGGGCCCGCAGTGTCCCGATCATGTCCGCGGACTGGTTGCGCCGGTTCTCGGAGAGCACGCGGAACCTGCTGGAGGACTGCGTGTGGGAGCTGACCAACATCACCCACGGTCAGGTGCCCAATCCGATCGACTACGTCGAGATGCGCCGTCGCGTCGGAGGTGCCCCGTGGTCCGCCGACCTGGTCGAGCTCGCCGCCCGCGTCGAGGTTCCGGCGCAGATCGCACGTACGCGGCCGATGAGCGTGCTCAAGGACACCTTCGCCGACGCCGTGCACCTGCGCAACGACATCTTCTCCTACCAGCGTGAGACCGAGGAGGAGGGCGAGCTCAACAACGGTGTGCTCGTATTCGAGCGGTTCCTGGACTGCGGTCCGCAGGAGGCCGCTGACACCACCAACGAACTGCTGACGTCGCGCCTGCAGCAGTTCGAGAACACCGCGCTCACCGAGGTACCACCGTTGTGCGAGGAGTACGGCCTCGATCCGGCTGAACGCGCAGCGGTGCTCACCTACGTCAAGGGTCTGCAGGACTGGCAGTCCGGCGGCCACGAGTGGCACCTGCGATCCAGCCGCTACATGAACGACGGTGCCCTCGCTGGTGCGCGCAGCCCGTTCGGGGGTCCCACCGGACTGGGGACCTCCGCCGCGCACAACGCACTCGCGCGGGTCCGGCCGGGGATCCGACGACACCGCGAGCAGCATTCCCACGCCCCGTTCGCACCCGTCGGTCATCTTCCGCTGCCTGAGATCTACATGCCGTTCCCGGTGCGGATGAGCCCGCACCTGGACGCTGCTCGGCAGCACGCGGTCGATTGGGCGCGGGAGATGGGCATGTTCGATTCCGTGCCCGGATCCGAAGTCGGGGGTGTCTGGAACGAGCGCCGCTTCGTCGGCTTCGACTTCCCGCACTGCGCCGCGATGATCCACGCCGACGCCGGCCCGGAGCAGCTCGATCTGTCCTCGGACTGGCTCGCCTGGGGCACCTATGGCGACGACTTCTTCCCGGTGGTCTTCGGCGCTACGCGCAATCTGGCCGCGGCGAAGGTGTGCAACGACCGGCTGTCGGCGTTCATGCCGATTGACGGGGGTGGGGTTCCGGAGCCGGCGAACGTGCTCGAACGCGGCCTGGCGGATCTGTGGCGGCGCACCGCGGGGCCCATGCCCGCGGACTCGCGTCGGCAGTTCCGCAAGGCGGTCGAGGACATGACCTCCAGTTGGTTGTGGGAACTGGCCAACCAGACCCAGAACCGCATTCCCGATCCTGTCGACTACATCGAGATGCGGCGGCGGACGTTCGGCTCGGACATGACGATGAGCCTGTCCAGGCTCGCCAACGCCGCGGTCGTACCAGCGGAGATCTACCGCACTCGAGTCATGCGGGAGCTGGAGTGGTCCGCGCAGGACTACGCCTGCTTCACCAACGACCTGTTCTCGTACCAGAAGGAGATCGAGTTCGAAGGCGAGGTCCACAACATGGTCCTGGTCGTTGAGAACTTCCTGGGTGTGGACAGGTTGACCGCACGGGACGTCGTGGCCGACCTGATGAAGGCTCGGATGCGGCAGTTCGAGCGCATCCTCGCCGAGGAGCTGCCGACCCTGATCGACGAGTTCGAACTCGACGAGGCCGCCCGCACAGCCCTCACGCGCCAGTGCGACGAGTTGAAGGACTGGACGTCGGGAATCCTCGAATGGCATCGCAGATGTGTCCGCTACACCGATGCGGAGCTGCGGCGCACTCGATCGGAACACCACCACGGCACCGGGCCGGAGCCACACCTGCCATTGCGTCGGCGTCTTTCCGGGCCCACCGGCATCGGGACCTCTGCCGCCCGGCTGGCTCGACGCGGATCTTCCGCAACCGGCCTCAACCGCTGA